The following is a genomic window from Campylobacter lari subsp. lari.
GTTGTAGGGCAAATTTTTGATAAACTGGTTCAATTAAGCGGAGCAAAACTAGATAAAGCTTTAAAAGATTTAGGTATTAATGTAGAAGGTTTAACAGAGGAAAGAAAAAAGACTCTATTAAAAGAAGAATTTCTTAACAAAATAATTACTAGTGCAGTTGGTTCAATGAGCGGTTTAATTCCTGTGCAAACTATAGTTACGCAAAGAAGAGGGCAATATGATATTGGTGTAATTGCAGTTGTTTCTAAAAAAACTCGTCAACTTGCTAAAGATATGTCTTTAGCACGCCAAAGTAACATCAAAGGTAAAGGAAAAAATATCAACGAGTATTTACCAAAAGACAATAAAGGTTTTCTTAATGAATATGGTATTCGCTTAGTTTATGATGAAAAAGGTTCACCTGTCATTTTAAGCTATGGAAATTGGGGCTATATTGCTGATGCAAATAATGCTAAAAAAACTAATATATTAGAAGATAGGGCAAAAGATACAGCTTCAACTATGGCTGATGCAGCTATAATTGAATTTATCAATACAAATTTAAGTTTAAAAGATGAAAAAACTACAGGTGAAAGTTATGAAGAGATCATCAAGCAAAGCTTAAATATCAATGATAATACTACTCAAGAAGAAATTAAAGATTTTACAAATATTGTAGAAAAAATCAATACAAAAGTAAAAGCAAGTGCTAGCGGAAAAATCAAAGGCATAGGAACACTTAAAAGATGGAATTATACAAGCGAAAATGGTATAGAACATGTAGGTGTTGTAAGATTTTATTCTTATGATAATGTGGCAAATATTAACGAAGCTTTAAAATCAAATTCAAACACTAGTGTCCCAAAAACTGAATCTAAAAAATCTTCTAACATACAAAGAAGTTCTAATGTTGTAAATGACATAGATGATTTTTAGGAATAATTTATGAAGATATTACAAATTTGTATTTTGATTTTATGTTTTCATTTGAGTTTATATGCCAAAATAATCACTACAAACACTACCAATTCAAGTACGGGTGAGGGTATAGGAGCCAGCAGAGAAGAGGCGATAAATAATGCCATAATAGAAGCTATTGGTAAATTAAATGGTGTTAATATCGATTCAACCAAGCAGTCTTTTGTCGGGGTAAATTCAAATAGCAACAAGACTAATATAGAAGATAGCTATAAAGAGCAAATCATAAAAGCTACAAAAGGCAGAGTTGATGCATATGAAATTGAAAGTGTGGTTCAAGAAAACGACAAATACATAGCAAATGTAACCATTTTTAAAACTACTACTCATAAAAAATATCAAATACCAGGTTATAAGCCAGATAGTAGAAGAAGTATCACGGTATTTAATACCTCTTCTAAATACCAAGACCTTGGAAATATTTTACAGCAAAAAATTATCACAGATTTGCTTCAAAGTAGGAAATTTAATGTTTTAGATAGAGATTCTAAAGGTTATTATGAAATGGAGAAAGCTTTGATAAATTCATCTAATACGCATAAAGATGAAATTTACAAACTTAAAAATGTTTTAGCTACTGATTATATTTTGCTATTTCATGTAGGCGGGGTAGATCTTAAAACCAAAGGAAATAAAAATAAAATAGATGTTGTGGTGGATTATCGCGTGCTTTTATTTGCCACCAGACAAATTAAATTTTCAAATACTTTAACCATGTCAGCCTCTGTTAAAGGTGATTCTTTGGTGGCTAATGAAAAGTTAAGTGAAAAAATAGCAAAGAAAATTTCAGATGATATTTTAAATGCTATTTATCCTTTGAAAATCGTACAGGTTAACAATAATGAAGTAGTATTTTCACAGATTTTGGATAATGATGAAATTTATGAGTGTTATTCTTTGGGTGAAGTAGTAAAAGATGCTTATACTAAAGAAAATACAGCAAGGGTTGAAACAAAAAGTGGAAAGGTTCAAATTACCCGCTCAACACCAAAACTTTCATATGCTAAAATTCTTGAAGGAAGTGTTAAAAAAGGTGATGTTTGCAGACCTTTAGATGATGCTAGTATGGGTGTGGAAAAACAACATAGTGTAAATCCAAATGGTACAGTAAATTTAGGTTGGTAATTAACCTAAATTTAAAATTATTTTGAGTATAATCTCAAGTTTTAACCACTAAAGCTTTTTAAATTTATGTTTTATGCATAATGCTTTATGGTGCTACCAAAATATTTTTAAGAAAGGATAGCTGTATGTATGCTATTATAAAACACAGTGGAAAACAATATAGAGTAAGCCAAGGTGATGAGCTTAAACTAGATCGTTTTGAAGCTGAAGTAAAATCAAGCGTAGAAGTAAGTGAAGTTCTTGCTGTATGCGATAAAGAATTAAAGGTAGGTGCGCCGTTTGTTGCGGGTGCAAAAGTTGTTTTAGAAGTGATTGCTCATGGAAAAGACAAAAAAGTTGTGATTTATAAAAAAAGACGCAGAAAAGACTCAAAATTAAAACGCGGTTTTAGAAGACAATTTACTCGCGTTAGAGTAGTAGATATTAAAGCTTAAGGAGTAAAGAATGGCACACAAGAAAGGTCAAGGTTCAACTCAAAATAATCGTGATTCTATAGGTCGTCGTCTAGGTGTTAAGAAATTTGGTGGAGAATTTGTTCGCGCTGGCAACATTATCATTCGCCAAAGAGGAACAGCAACTCATGCTGGAAATAATGTAGGTATAGGTAAAGATCATACTATATTTGCTTTAATTGATGGTTTTGTAAAATTTGAAAGAAAAGATAAAAATAGAAAAAAAGTTTCTGTTTATCCTGCATAAATTAAAGGCTACTTTGTAGCCTTTTTCTTCTTTTTAATCTTAATATATTAAAAAAAATATAATATCATTTTAAAAAATTTATACTTTGGTGATTGTATGTTTATAGATAATGTGAAATTAGTTTTAAGTTCAGGTAATGGTGGTAAAGGCGCTGTGAGTTTTCGCCGTGAAAAACATGTTCCACTTGGTGGGCCTGATGGTGGCGATGGTGGAAACGGTGGCGATGTATATTTTATATGTGATAACAATACCCATACCTTAGCACACTTTAAAGGCAAAAAAGAACTTAAAGCACAAAATGGTCAACCAGGTTTGGGTCGTAATAAAAATGGCAAAAGAGGGGAAAGTTTAGAATTAATCGTTCCTCAAGGCACTCAGGTAATTGATGCGCAAAGCGGGGAAGTTTTGCTTGATATGCTAGTAGAAGGTCAAAAAGAACTCTTTTTAAAAGGTGGTAAAGGCGGTCTTGGCAATACTCACTTTAAAAACTCTACTAATCAGCGCCCAGATTACGCCCAACCAGGCGTGGCAGGAAAAACCTTAAGTGTGCGTTTAGAGCTAAAACTCATAGCAGATGTTGGGCTTGTAGGATTTCCAAATGTAGGAAAATCCACTCTTATAAGTGTAGTGTCTAATGCAAGACCTGAAATAGCTAATTATGAATTTACTACTTTAACTCCAAAACTTGGTATGGTTGAAGTAGATGATTATAATTCTTTTGTAATGGCAGATATCCCAGGTATTATAGAAGGTGCAAGCGATGGTAGGGGTTTGGGACTTGAGTTTTTAAGGCACATAGAAAGAACTTCTTTTTTGCTTTTTGTACTTGATCCATTAAGAGATATGAGCTTAAAAGAGCAATTTTGCATTTTAAGAAAAGAATTAGAAAAATTTTCAAGCAAACTTTATACAAGAAATTTTGGCTTAATGCTTTCAAAAAGTGATAGCGTAAATTTAGGCGAAGAATTTGCTAAAAAAATAGAAGATGATTATAATGAATTAAAAGCTTATTTGCAAAGTCAAAATAATCCGCAAAGTTTTTTTATAAAAGTATCAAGTCTTGAAAAAACCGGACTTAAAGAACTTAAATTTATGCTTTTAGAAGAAGTTAAAAAAATTAGAAACCAAAATAATCTTTAATAAGTGAAAATTTAACTATAGATTTTATCCAAGAATATATCAAGTCTCATTTTAAAGGCTTGGTGTATCAATTTCTTTACTAAAGAACATGGTTTTTATATCAAAAAACTATAAAAACCCACCAAAAAAGGATAGTAGTATTATGAAAAATATCATTTTTATGGGAACACCTTCTTATGCAACTTGTATTTTAAAAGAGTTGATTAAAGAAGGTTTTAATATACAAGCTTTATTTACTCAAAGCGATAAACCTGTGGGAAGAAAACAAATTTTAACTCCAAGTGATACTAAAAAATTTGTTTTAGAAAATAATTTAAATATAAAAATTTTTACTCCAAAAAGCTTAAAAGATGAAAATATAATTAATGAAATAAAAATCCTAAAACCTGATTTTATAGTGGTTGCTGCTTATGGGAAGATTTTACCAAAAGAAATTTTAGACATCGCTCCTTGTATCAATTTGCACGCTTCCTTGCTTCCTAAATATCGTGGTGCTTCGCCTATACAAAGCGCTATTTTAAATGGGGATAAAATAAGTGGGGTTTGCACTATGCTTATGGAAGAAGGGCTTGATAGTGGTGCAATTTTAGAAAGCACAGAATGTGATATAGAAGGTAAAAATTCAGCCGAAGTTTTTATTATGCTTTCTAATTTAGCAGCCAAACTTACTATTTCTACACTTTTGAATTTTGAAAAAATTATCCCAAAAAAGCAAGATGAAAGCTTGGTTATACATTGTAAAAAAATCAAAAAAGAAGATGGCTTGATTACTTTAGATAATGCAAGTGAAATCTATCAAAAATTTCTAGCTTTTACACCTTGGCCTGGAATTTTTTTTGAAAATGGTATGAAATTTTTAGACATAGAACTAATTGATAGTGAAAAAACTCAAAAATCAGGTGTGATTTTACAAGTAGAAAAGGAAAGCTTTTTGCTTTCATGTAAAAAAGGTATTTTAAGGATTAAAACTTTACAAGAAAGTGGAAAAAAAGCTTTAGATGCTAAGACTTATCTAAATGGAAAAAGGTTAAAACTTGGAGATAGTTTATTTTGATGAACTTGAATCAACTCAAATTTATTTAAGTGATAAAATTCGCAGCGGAGAAATTACTAACAATACAGCCATTTGTGCTTTTGTTCAAAGTGCTGGTATAGGCAGCAGGGATAATACTTGGCAAAGTAAGCAAGGAAATTTACATGTATCTTTTTGCATAAAAACTCAAGAATTAGCACAAGATCTTCCTTTGGCTTCTGCTAGTATATACTTTGCATTTTTAATGAAAGAAGTATTGCAAAGACAAAATTCAAAAGTATGGATTAAATGGCCCAATGATTTTTACATAGAAGATAAAAAAATAGGCGGTCTGATGAGTTCTAAAATCAATGATTTTTTGGTTGTAGGAATAGGGATTAATCTTAAATATGCTCCATTTAATGCTGAAATTTTAGACATAGAAGTAGATATAGCAAAACTTTTAAATGAGTATTTTTCTTATGTAGATGAGAAAATTTTATGGAAGAATATTTTTAGCAAGTATATGCTAGAATTTGAAAAATCAAGAAATTTTTTTATACATAATGAAGGTAAGATTTTATCTTTAAAAGATGCTTTGTTGTATAAAGATGGTTCTATATTGTTAGATAATAAAAGGATATATAGTTTAAGATGAGTGAGATAATAACTATTGCAAATCAAAAAGGCGGAGTGGGTAAAACTACTACTGCTATTAATCTAGCGGCTTCTTTAGCAGTAGCTGAAAAAAAGGTTCTTTTGATAGATATTGATCCACAAGCTAATGCTACAACAGGACTTGGTTTTAATAGAAGTAATTATGAATATAATATTTATCATGTTTTTATAGGTAGGAAAAAACTTTCCGAGATTATTTTAAAAACTGAGCTTCCGCAATTATATTTAGCTCCATCAAATATTTCTTTGGTTGGGATTGAGCAAGAAGTAGTAAAAGAAAGTGGTGAATATAGAACGATTTTAAGGGAAAAAATCAAAGAAATTGCTAAAGATTATGATTTTATTATCATTGACTCACCTCCTGCGCTTGGAAGCATTACGGTAAATGCTTTTGCAGCAAGCGATAGTGTCATCATACCTATACAATGTGAGTTTTATGCACTTGAGGGTGTTGCGATGGTTTTAAACACTATTAAATTTGTGAAAAAAACTATCAATCCAAAACTAAAAATAAAAGGCTTTTTGCCAACTATGTATAGCTCTCAAAATAATCTTTCAAAAGATACTGTGGAGGATTTAAAGCAAAATTTCAAACAAAAGCTATTTAGAACAGGTGATAATGAAGATGATTTTATCATCATACCAAGAAATGTAAAACTTGCTGAAAGTCCAAGCTATGGAAAGCCTATTATACTTTATGATATAAAATCTCCAGGTTCAGTGGCGTACCAAAATTTAGCACATTCTATATTAGGATAAAAAATGGCAAAAAAAAGTGCATTAGGAAGAGGTTTAAGTAGTATTTTGGCTGATATTGATGAGGTTTATGAAAAAGAATTAGGCTCTAATGAAGGCAGAATAGAAGAAATTGATATAGATTTAATTAGCCCAAACCCTTATCAGCCAAGAAAAAATTTTGACACCCAAGCTTTAGAAGAACTTGCAGGATCTATTAAAGAATATGGTTTGATTCAGCCTGTTGTGGTTTTTAAAAAAGATGAATTTGATTATATTTTAATAGCAGGCGAAAGAAGATTTAGAGCGTGTAAGCTTTTAGGAAAAGAACAGATTAAAGCTGTAGTTTTAAATGTAGATGATATAAAATTACGCGAGCTTGCCTTAATAGAAAATATTCAAAGAGAGAATTTAAATCCTATAGAATTAGCACATTCTTATAAAGAATTACTAGAAATTCATGATATCACTCAAGAAAAATTAGCCGATCTTATTC
Proteins encoded in this region:
- a CDS encoding ParA family protein, giving the protein MSEIITIANQKGGVGKTTTAINLAASLAVAEKKVLLIDIDPQANATTGLGFNRSNYEYNIYHVFIGRKKLSEIILKTELPQLYLAPSNISLVGIEQEVVKESGEYRTILREKIKEIAKDYDFIIIDSPPALGSITVNAFAASDSVIIPIQCEFYALEGVAMVLNTIKFVKKTINPKLKIKGFLPTMYSSQNNLSKDTVEDLKQNFKQKLFRTGDNEDDFIIIPRNVKLAESPSYGKPIILYDIKSPGSVAYQNLAHSILG
- a CDS encoding ParB/RepB/Spo0J family partition protein, which gives rise to MAKKSALGRGLSSILADIDEVYEKELGSNEGRIEEIDIDLISPNPYQPRKNFDTQALEELAGSIKEYGLIQPVVVFKKDEFDYILIAGERRFRACKLLGKEQIKAVVLNVDDIKLRELALIENIQRENLNPIELAHSYKELLEIHDITQEKLADLIHKSRSQIANTLRLLNLNEQIQNLIIEGKISQGHAKVLVGLEKEEEKMIVDTIIGQKLNVRDTEKLIKNFKNTNQLEKNTSSNKEYQSIINLKEKIESLGLKVNTKDLKITINFENEDEVKEFLKTIN
- a CDS encoding biotin--[acetyl-CoA-carboxylase] ligase, whose translation is MEIVYFDELESTQIYLSDKIRSGEITNNTAICAFVQSAGIGSRDNTWQSKQGNLHVSFCIKTQELAQDLPLASASIYFAFLMKEVLQRQNSKVWIKWPNDFYIEDKKIGGLMSSKINDFLVVGIGINLKYAPFNAEILDIEVDIAKLLNEYFSYVDEKILWKNIFSKYMLEFEKSRNFFIHNEGKILSLKDALLYKDGSILLDNKRIYSLR
- the fmt gene encoding methionyl-tRNA formyltransferase translates to MKNIIFMGTPSYATCILKELIKEGFNIQALFTQSDKPVGRKQILTPSDTKKFVLENNLNIKIFTPKSLKDENIINEIKILKPDFIVVAAYGKILPKEILDIAPCINLHASLLPKYRGASPIQSAILNGDKISGVCTMLMEEGLDSGAILESTECDIEGKNSAEVFIMLSNLAAKLTISTLLNFEKIIPKKQDESLVIHCKKIKKEDGLITLDNASEIYQKFLAFTPWPGIFFENGMKFLDIELIDSEKTQKSGVILQVEKESFLLSCKKGILRIKTLQESGKKALDAKTYLNGKRLKLGDSLF
- the rplU gene encoding 50S ribosomal protein L21 — translated: MYAIIKHSGKQYRVSQGDELKLDRFEAEVKSSVEVSEVLAVCDKELKVGAPFVAGAKVVLEVIAHGKDKKVVIYKKRRRKDSKLKRGFRRQFTRVRVVDIKA
- the rpmA gene encoding 50S ribosomal protein L27, with the protein product MAHKKGQGSTQNNRDSIGRRLGVKKFGGEFVRAGNIIIRQRGTATHAGNNVGIGKDHTIFALIDGFVKFERKDKNRKKVSVYPA
- the obgE gene encoding GTPase ObgE; protein product: MFIDNVKLVLSSGNGGKGAVSFRREKHVPLGGPDGGDGGNGGDVYFICDNNTHTLAHFKGKKELKAQNGQPGLGRNKNGKRGESLELIVPQGTQVIDAQSGEVLLDMLVEGQKELFLKGGKGGLGNTHFKNSTNQRPDYAQPGVAGKTLSVRLELKLIADVGLVGFPNVGKSTLISVVSNARPEIANYEFTTLTPKLGMVEVDDYNSFVMADIPGIIEGASDGRGLGLEFLRHIERTSFLLFVLDPLRDMSLKEQFCILRKELEKFSSKLYTRNFGLMLSKSDSVNLGEEFAKKIEDDYNELKAYLQSQNNPQSFFIKVSSLEKTGLKELKFMLLEEVKKIRNQNNL
- a CDS encoding DUF6844 domain-containing protein, translated to MKKIFIIGSLLVASLLYAQATPQAEITQEDIKAQNEMSDASSKDITPKSLDDFFEEFADNFGIEYGITKDGKTFYTGRSVVALSDSDPQLAQALQNAYQKAMLNLQVEFIKDAFGRIAVSKIQNYEADNSTNAKEFEELPKGSVVGQIFDKLVQLSGAKLDKALKDLGINVEGLTEERKKTLLKEEFLNKIITSAVGSMSGLIPVQTIVTQRRGQYDIGVIAVVSKKTRQLAKDMSLARQSNIKGKGKNINEYLPKDNKGFLNEYGIRLVYDEKGSPVILSYGNWGYIADANNAKKTNILEDRAKDTASTMADAAIIEFINTNLSLKDEKTTGESYEEIIKQSLNINDNTTQEEIKDFTNIVEKINTKVKASASGKIKGIGTLKRWNYTSENGIEHVGVVRFYSYDNVANINEALKSNSNTSVPKTESKKSSNIQRSSNVVNDIDDF